The sequence below is a genomic window from Chitinophagaceae bacterium.
ATCAAATAATTCCTTTAGCTGCCGGGTGGTTGTTAGGATAAAAATTCAAATACAATAAGTTGATGATTTAGCAAATACCTGTTACAATTCATTCAACTTCCCGTCATCCGTCAGTTTAAACAAACCGAATTTGCCATTCATATCATACAATTTCACGCTTCCATCTCCGGGAAATTCAAAGGACTGCACACCGGTGAATGACGTCCAGAGTTTATACAGTGTTTCAAATTCCGGCTTTTATAAATTTTTATTTCTACTGATTCCGTTGATGTACGCGCACCCACTAAGATTTCTAACTTGCCGTCTTTATCAATATCCGCTTCAGCCACCTGCACCATCAGCGCATTGGGATAAGGATCGCACACTGGAAAATTCTTTCCGTTCTTGCCCATCATTACTTTTAAGCCATCCGGTTCTTTGTAAGAGAGCACGATGGTTGAACCGTCTTTGTTTTTTATGGAAGGAAGCTTCGCGCTTTTCTTTACGAGTGAAACGGTATTGGTCGCGCCTTTAATAATATCCTGGGCAAATGAAATCCGGAAGGCAGCACACAAAATGATAAATGCAAAAAGTATTTTTTTCATGAAAAAAATTTTCACTGGCGAAAATAAATCCAAGTTGCGGCTTCGGGAAATTTAGATTTCCACGTTCATTTTGTGAGTTGCATTACTGTCTTTACATTCTTTCAAACTTCGCAGTAAAGTGGCGGAGAAATTTTGGTTCGTAGATAATGCGAAGCCCCTTCGCCCGATTCCTGTTTTTGTAGACTTCATCAAATACTTCGATTACATAATCAATATGACTTTGTGTGTACACCCTTCTTGGAATAGCGAGCCGGACTAATTCCTGTGCTGCCGGAATTAATTTTCCTTTCGCGTTATACTTCCCAAACATTACGCTGCCAATTTCAACGCAACGAATTCCACCGGCGAGGTACAATTCACAAACAAGTGCCTGTCCGGGATATTGCTCAACAGGAATGTGATGATAAAACTCTTTGGCATCAATGTATACAGCATGACCTCCGATTGGATGCATGAGCGGGATTCCCTTTTCGTACAAATGATTACCGAAATATTTTGTGCTTTCAATCCGATACTTAAGGTAATCAGGTTCAAAAACTTCTTTCAGACCAACCGCGATTGCTTCCATATCGCGGCCAGCAAGTCCGCCATAAGTAGTAAAACCTTCCGTAATGATCAGCAGGTTCGTACAGGCCATAGCTACCGCATCATCTTTTAGCGATAGAAAACCGCCCATGTTTGCAAGCCCGTCTTTCTTCGCGCTCATTACACAGGCATCTGCCAGACGGCACATTTGCTGAGCGATTTCATAGTAGCTCTTGGAAGAAAATCCTTTTTCAAAATGATGAATGAAATAGCTGTTTTCTGCAATACGGCACATGTCGAGTACAAGCATCAACCCATGTTCGTCACAAATCTTTCTCACCTCAATTGCATTGCGCATCGATACGGGTTGCCCACCGCCTGTATTGTTGGTGACGGTGAGAATAATGGCAGCTATATTTTTTCTTCCATGCTTTTTGATCAGCTTTTTCAGTTCATCGGTATCCATATCACCTTTAAAATGAAATTCGGAATTGAGATCCATTGCTTCGGAGGTAAGACAATCAATAGCTGTTGCTCCGGTAAACTCAATGTTGGCGCGTGTGGTATCAAAGTGGGTATTGGCAATAAAGATTTTTCCTTTGCCGCCAAGCTGACCGTACAAAATCCGTTCTGCCGCCCTTCCCTGATGTGTAGGAAGAATGTGTGGCATGCCTGTCAGTTCGTGGATGGTTTTTTCCAGCTTCAGCCAACTGCCTGCACCGGCATAAGATTCATCGCCCAGCATAATTCCCGCCCATTGATGGATGCTCATAGCTGAAGTGCCGCTGTCGGTAAGCAGGTCGATGATTATATCTTTTGAATGCAGCAAAAACGGATTGTAACAGGCACTCTTGAGCAAGCGCTGCCGCTGCGATTTGGTAGTGAGTGAAATGGGTTCGACTGTTTTGATCCTAAAAGGCTCGATAATAGTTTTTGTCATGGTAATTATATTATCAGGAAGAATTGATCATTACGGTTCCTTGCGGAAACTTTTGATTAAAAAGTTTCGCCGAAAGTAGTTGCCATAATTGTTGCTGATACTGATGAGAATTATTGATCCACATGATTTTTGTCATGTAGATGGCTATTGCAGGGTTTATAAAAAAGAAAACTCGCCTTTGTCCCAAGGAAAACAGGGACTTCGGCGAGCGATGGCGGAGAGGGCGGGATTCGAACCCGCGGTACCCTTTAGGAGTACACACACTTTCCAGGCGTGCTCCTTCAACCACTCGGACACCTCTCCTTTTTTTGAGCGGGACGCAAAGGTCATAAAATTTGCTTGCCAATCAAAATCAATACGCAAATACCTGTTTCGCATTGGAAGTGGTAATTGAAGCGACCTCTTCAGTGGAAAGGTTTTTAATAATGCCGATTTTCTCAGCAATCAACGGAAGATAACTGCTTTCATTTCGCTTTCCACGGTGTGGAACGGGTGCGAGGTAAGGCGCATCTGTTTCCAGTACAAGGTGACTCAGATCCAATTGCTCCAGCACTTTGTCAAGGCCGCCGTTTTTGAAAGTTACCACCCCACCAATGCCTAAATAAAATCCCAATTCAATTATTTGTTGTGCCTGGTTTATATCGCCGGAAAAACAATGGAAGATGCCACTGAGTTTTTCTGATTTGTTTTCCCGGATCATTTCAATGCAAGCATCAGTTGCGTCGCGGCTGTGAATGATAATCGGTAGCTCCAATTCCTTAGCCCAATCAATATGCAATTGAAAGTTTTCTTTCTGTTGGGGTATAAAAGTTTTATCCCAATAGAAATCCAGTCCTGTTTCACCAATACCCCGGAATTGTAGCTCAGGTTTTCTGAATAAATAGTCTTCAATAATTTTAAGCTCCTCCTTCCAGTCTTCTTTCACCGAACAAGGATGCAAACCCATCATTGGAAAGCATTTTTCCCGGTAGGTTGCTCTTAAATCCAGCATGCTTTCAATGGTTCCTGATTCAACGTTTGGCAGGAAAAAGCCATCAACTCCGGCCTGCATCGCCCTTTGCATCATGGCATCACGATCCGCATCAAATTCCGGCAGGTAAAGATGGCAATGGGTATCAATCAGCTTCACGGCAGACTTATTATTGTGCAAAGGTATTCATGTACGGTGGATTTGTTGAGATTGTGTTAGCTGCAAAAAGCAACGGTTACACATTATTTATTATCTTTAATGATCAATTGAAAACTATGAAAACGATAAATCTCTTATTTTTCTTTGCCCTGTTGTGCAGCACTCAAATGGCACTTTCACAAAATGAAATGGCTCCCGCGCCTGTGATGAAAAACAGGATTATTAAAATGGATTTCTTCTCTC
It includes:
- a CDS encoding tryptophanase; translation: MTKTIIEPFRIKTVEPISLTTKSQRQRLLKSACYNPFLLHSKDIIIDLLTDSGTSAMSIHQWAGIMLGDESYAGAGSWLKLEKTIHELTGMPHILPTHQGRAAERILYGQLGGKGKIFIANTHFDTTRANIEFTGATAIDCLTSEAMDLNSEFHFKGDMDTDELKKLIKKHGRKNIAAIILTVTNNTGGGQPVSMRNAIEVRKICDEHGLMLVLDMCRIAENSYFIHHFEKGFSSKSYYEIAQQMCRLADACVMSAKKDGLANMGGFLSLKDDAVAMACTNLLIITEGFTTYGGLAGRDMEAIAVGLKEVFEPDYLKYRIESTKYFGNHLYEKGIPLMHPIGGHAVYIDAKEFYHHIPVEQYPGQALVCELYLAGGIRCVEIGSVMFGKYNAKGKLIPAAQELVRLAIPRRVYTQSHIDYVIEVFDEVYKNRNRAKGLRIIYEPKFLRHFTAKFERM
- a CDS encoding TatD family hydrolase, which produces MKLIDTHCHLYLPEFDADRDAMMQRAMQAGVDGFFLPNVESGTIESMLDLRATYREKCFPMMGLHPCSVKEDWKEELKIIEDYLFRKPELQFRGIGETGLDFYWDKTFIPQQKENFQLHIDWAKELELPIIIHSRDATDACIEMIRENKSEKLSGIFHCFSGDINQAQQIIELGFYLGIGGVVTFKNGGLDKVLEQLDLSHLVLETDAPYLAPVPHRGKRNESSYLPLIAEKIGIIKNLSTEEVASITTSNAKQVFAY